A portion of the Manduca sexta isolate Smith_Timp_Sample1 chromosome 20, JHU_Msex_v1.0, whole genome shotgun sequence genome contains these proteins:
- the LOC115440663 gene encoding geranylgeranyl pyrophosphate synthase isoform X1, translating into MSQIIAKNGDKFQDDKILTPFMYIQQVPGKQIRTKLASAFNYWLKISEEKLRAVGEIVQMLHNSSLLIDDIQDNSILRRGIPVAHSIYGVASTINAANYAMIIALQKTLELGHPLGTTVYTEQLLELHRGQGMELYWRDNFQCPSEEEYKQMTIKKTGGLFMLAIRLMQLFSENKSDFTKLSAILGLYFQIRDDYCNLSMQEYTENKSYCEDLTEGKFSFPIIHAIRNQEGDNQVLHILRQRTRDVEVKRYCITLLEKLGSFRYTRGILHALDLEARSEVNRLGGNPQLEALLDDLLTWRREGDDIPDITTNCI; encoded by the exons atgTCTCAAATTATTGCAAAGAATGGAGATAAATTTCAAGACGAT AAAATCCTGACTCCATTCATGTACATTCAACAAGTACCGGGCAAGCAGATTCGTACGAAGCTTGCATCTGCCTTCAACTACTGGCTCAAGATTTCCGAAGAGAAGCTGCGTGCGGTGGGAGAGATTGTGCAAATGCTGCATAACTCTAGCTTGCT GATCGACGACATTCAAGACAACAGCATCCTAAGGCGCGGGATACCGGTCGCACATTCCATCTACGGCGTGGCCAGCACGATCAACGCCGCCAACTATGCCATGATCATCGCCCTGCAGAAGACCCTCGAGTTAGGACATCCGCtg GGTACAACAGTGTACACCGAGCAGTTGTTGGAGCTGCACAGAGGACAGGGCATGGAGCTGTATTGGAGGGATAACTTCCAATGTCCCTCCGAGGAGGAGTACAAGCAGATGACTATCAAAA AGACTGGTGGGTTGTTCATGCTAGCGATACGTCTGATGCAGCTATTCAGCGAGAACAAGTCGGACTTCACCAAGCTCTCAGCCATCCTCGGTCTGTACTTCCAGATCAGGGACGACTACTGCAACTTGTCTATGCAAGAG tacacAGAAAACAAAAGCTACTGTGAAGATCTGACCGAAGGCAAGTTCAGCTTCCCGATCATCCACGCCATCAGAAACCAGGAGGGTGACAACCAAGTGCTTC ACATATTAAGGCAGCGCACACGCGATGTTGAAGTGAAGAGATATTGCATCACGTTGTTAGAGAAGCTCGGCAGCTTCCGATACACGAGAGGGATACTGCACGCTCTCGACTTGGAGGCTAGGAGTGAG GTGAACAGACTCGGCGGCAATCCTCAGCTGGAAGCGCTGTTGGACGACTTACTCACCTGGAGGCGGGAAGGTGATGACATTCCAGATATTACAACCAACTGCATATAA
- the LOC115440681 gene encoding uncharacterized protein LOC115440681: MSARNYFSFRDKNIGKLYECLPSISQQKFGYRAGPELPPLSANTSKFVNRNLNYSYDLQTYGLNSIDRAGTPFSDFFSESDTGTPDFRSEESDSSAGSALQRSTEEATRILSEEWAKIERTLYNEDGEKSTRLQIIEECKQWRHLHPQFRVVGRGLPLPEKRLSYRQVEHDEVIVMHYSDYEQFSESEERLSQSSSDVTPQNSPRVSVEDLCEPRLTREKVTFSSNFNEDLPDSFCSLLHITPLQIHSPAPRKRQNQSIIRSELASSRWMRGSRPDSSLNCGRNSAKSFVSLDIRNYGNMALSATDRNNLMNGRVVTARNRDMTKLEPLHTPELSPTDVSKLTSTPYQCSIRKVSLPPLFLEEEKKKVTPVSPAKKHNMKSRKRRKSSCQFDKVKNNH, encoded by the exons ATGTCCGCCAGGAATTATTTTTCGTTTCGTGATAAAAACATTGGAAAATTGTATGAATGTTTACCAAGTATAAGTCAACAGAAATTTGGGTACAGGGCCGGCCCAGAGCTGCCTCCGCTATCAGCGAACACTAGCAAATTTGtgaatagaaatttaaattactctTACGACTTACAAACCTACGGATTGAATAGTATCGACAGAGCTGGGACACCGTTTTCAGATTTCTTTTCGGAGAGCGATACAG GTACTCCAGATTTTCGCAGCGAGGAGAGTGACAGCAGTGCTGGCTCTGCACTGCAAAGGAGCACTGAAGAAGCCACGAGGATATTGTCTGAAGAGTGGGCGAAGATTGAGAGGACCTTATACAATGAAGATGGAGAAAAGTCCACTAGACTTCAGATCATTGAGGAGTGTAAGCAGTGGAGGCATTTGCATCCACAGTTCAG gGTCGTCGGCAGAGGTCTTCCGCTACCTGAAAAGCGTTTGTCGTACAGACAAGTTGAACACGACGAGGTGATCGTAATGCATTACAGCGATTACGAGCAGTTCAGTGAAAGCGAAGAGAGGTTGTCTCAGAGCAGCAGTGACGTCACACCACAGAACTCCCCCAGAGTGTCTGTAGAAGACTTGTGTGAACCGAGGTTAACAAGGGAGAAAGTCACTTTCTCAAGTAATTTTAACGAAGATCTGCCAGATTCATTCTGCTCGTTATTACATATCACACCTCTACAGATACACAGTCCAGCGCCAAGAAAACGTCAGAATCAGTCCATCATCAGGTCAGAATTAGCGTCGTCGCGGTGGATGCGGGGCTCGCGACCTGACTCCTCATTAAATTGTGGTAGAAACAGTGCGAAATCTTTCGTGTCACTTGACATTAGGAACTACGGAAACATGGCCTTAAGCGCAACTGATAGAAATAACTTGATGAATGGCAGGGTTGTCACAGCACGAAACAGAGATATGACTAAACTAGAGCCATTGCACACCCCTGAATTAAGTCCGACTGATGTATCAAAATTGACCAGTACACCATACCAGTGCAGTATAAGGAAAGTGTCATTGCCACCCCTGTTTTTGGAGgaagaaaagaaaaaagtaacACCCGTCAGTCCTGCTaagaaacataatatgaaatcaaGAAAACGTAGGAAGTCATCATGCCAGTTTGAtaaggtaaaaaataatcattag
- the LOC115440663 gene encoding geranylgeranyl pyrophosphate synthase isoform X2 produces the protein MKILTPFMYIQQVPGKQIRTKLASAFNYWLKISEEKLRAVGEIVQMLHNSSLLIDDIQDNSILRRGIPVAHSIYGVASTINAANYAMIIALQKTLELGHPLGTTVYTEQLLELHRGQGMELYWRDNFQCPSEEEYKQMTIKKTGGLFMLAIRLMQLFSENKSDFTKLSAILGLYFQIRDDYCNLSMQEYTENKSYCEDLTEGKFSFPIIHAIRNQEGDNQVLHILRQRTRDVEVKRYCITLLEKLGSFRYTRGILHALDLEARSEVNRLGGNPQLEALLDDLLTWRREGDDIPDITTNCI, from the exons atg AAAATCCTGACTCCATTCATGTACATTCAACAAGTACCGGGCAAGCAGATTCGTACGAAGCTTGCATCTGCCTTCAACTACTGGCTCAAGATTTCCGAAGAGAAGCTGCGTGCGGTGGGAGAGATTGTGCAAATGCTGCATAACTCTAGCTTGCT GATCGACGACATTCAAGACAACAGCATCCTAAGGCGCGGGATACCGGTCGCACATTCCATCTACGGCGTGGCCAGCACGATCAACGCCGCCAACTATGCCATGATCATCGCCCTGCAGAAGACCCTCGAGTTAGGACATCCGCtg GGTACAACAGTGTACACCGAGCAGTTGTTGGAGCTGCACAGAGGACAGGGCATGGAGCTGTATTGGAGGGATAACTTCCAATGTCCCTCCGAGGAGGAGTACAAGCAGATGACTATCAAAA AGACTGGTGGGTTGTTCATGCTAGCGATACGTCTGATGCAGCTATTCAGCGAGAACAAGTCGGACTTCACCAAGCTCTCAGCCATCCTCGGTCTGTACTTCCAGATCAGGGACGACTACTGCAACTTGTCTATGCAAGAG tacacAGAAAACAAAAGCTACTGTGAAGATCTGACCGAAGGCAAGTTCAGCTTCCCGATCATCCACGCCATCAGAAACCAGGAGGGTGACAACCAAGTGCTTC ACATATTAAGGCAGCGCACACGCGATGTTGAAGTGAAGAGATATTGCATCACGTTGTTAGAGAAGCTCGGCAGCTTCCGATACACGAGAGGGATACTGCACGCTCTCGACTTGGAGGCTAGGAGTGAG GTGAACAGACTCGGCGGCAATCCTCAGCTGGAAGCGCTGTTGGACGACTTACTCACCTGGAGGCGGGAAGGTGATGACATTCCAGATATTACAACCAACTGCATATAA